The following proteins are encoded in a genomic region of Colletotrichum higginsianum IMI 349063 chromosome 9, whole genome shotgun sequence:
- a CDS encoding Monooxygenase encodes MSLDAIRQKYGEERDKRHHPEGLQQYVIDLAASERLKHFQADPWATTKGSPDASSGVSAPAGTARVDRKAALEDGDSCAFLIVGAGYGGILFAANLIKAGVDPDDIRLVDTAMGFGGTWYWNRYPGLQCDVESYIYMPLLEDTEYMPKHKYSFGPELRAHAERIAVHFGFQDKAQFGTRVDALTWDDASSEWEAKLHIERQNTSISVRSKFVLTAYGIGHYPKLPNIPGLDSFQGSAFHTSRWDYGVTGGSEAEPNLTSLADKRVGIVGTGATAVQAVPFLARWAKQLYVFQRTPSAVGPRNNRQTDPDIWQNEVATHRGWQTDRAENFNALLANDPAKPAVDLVKDEWTKLPSYSALIGNPADLDSRSREEVASYVATLEKLDLPQQESRRSRIDDIVKDRDTAEALKPWYPSWCKRPCFNDDYLAVFNQSNVTLVPTGARGIEKINPGSVAVDGNEYGVDVLIFATGFRPPTSRSPAERSRIKVYGRDGLDMDVKWARPQGQSTLHGLISRDFPNFLFPGPNQMGAAPNGTYQRDQLGQHFAYIVTAAARKRLQEQPDTEGQAGSKYGKYDVVVEPTSEAEEDWADAVARNAAKLSAMAGCTPNYMITPEEQEAFAKQKRELLQRKARGALWGRGVADYMTILRSWRSEDALRGLEIKA; translated from the coding sequence ATGAGTTTAGACGCTATTCGACAGAAGTACGGTGAAGAACGGGACAAGCGGCATCACCCTGAAGGATTGCAGCAATACGTGATTGACCTCGCCGCTTCGGAAAGGCTCAAGCACTTTCAAGCTGATCCCTGGGCGACAACCAAAGGCTCGCCAGACGCGTCCAGCGGTGTTAGTGCCCCGGCTGGTACCGCGAGAGTCGATCGCAAAGCCGCTCTGGAGGATGGAGACTCTTGCGCCTttctcatcgtcggcgcAGGATACGGGGGAatcctcttcgccgccaacCTCATCAAAGCTGGCGTGGACCCGGATGACATCCGACTAGTCGATACCGCCATGGGGTTCGGCGGCACATGGTACTGGAACCGCTACCCGGGACTTCAATGCGATGTCGAGAGCTACATCTACATGCCGCTTCTCGAGGACACGGAGTACATGCCCAAGCACAAGTACTCCTTCGGCCCGGAGCTGAGAGCGCACGCTGAGCGCATTGCGGTACACTTTGGCTTCCAAGACAAGGCCCAATTCGGCACTCGTGTCGATGCTTTGACTTGGGACGATGCCAGCTCCGAATGGGAAGCCAAGTTACACATTGAGAGGCAAAACACATCGATATCCGTCCGATCCAAATTCGTCCTGACGGCATACGGCATCGGACATTATCCCAAACTGCCCAATATCCCGGGACTCGACTCCTTCCAGGGCTCGGCCTTCCACACCAGTCGTTGGGACTACGGCGTCACCGGAGGGTCGGAGGCAGAACCCAATCTCACTTCCCTGGCGGACAAACGGGTGGGCATCGTAGGCACCGGTGCCACGGCTGTCCAGGCAGTTCCATTTCTTGCTCGCTGGGCAAAGCAGCTGTACGTGTTTCAACGCACGCCGAGCGCCGTTGGCCCCAGGAACAACAGGCAGACCGATCCAGACATCTGGCAAAACGAAGTCGCCACACATCGAGGGTGGCAGACGGACAGGGCAGAGAACTTCAACGCCCTCTTGGCCAACGATCCGGCGAagcccgccgtcgacctggtCAAAGACGAATGGACAAAGCTGCCTTCATACAGCGCCTTGATCGGGAACCCGGCCGACTTGGACAGCAGGTCTCGGGAAGAAGTGGCTAGCTACGTCGCCACCCTCGAAAAGCTGGATCTGCCACAGCAGGAATCTCGGCGGTCAAGGAtcgacgacatcgtcaaAGACCGGGACACGGCAGAGGCCCTTAAGCCCTGGTATCCTTCGTGGTGCAAGCGGCCCTGCTTCAACGACGACTacctcgccgtcttcaaccAGAGCAACGTCACGCTCGTCCCAACCGGCGCCAGGGGCATCGAAAAGATCAACCCCGGAAGCGTGGCGGTCGACGGAAACGAgtacggcgtcgacgtgctCATCTTCGCCACCGGCTTccggccgccgacgtccCGGAGTCCCGCCGAGAGGAGCAGGATCAAAGTGTACGGCCGCGACGGTCTCGACATGGACGTAAAATGGGCGCGGCCCCAGGGACAGAGCACTCTCCACGGCCTCATCAGCAGAGACTTTCCCAACTTTCTGTTCCCGGGCCCGAACCAGATGGGCGCTGCTCCCAACGGGACGTATCAGCGGGACCAGCTCGGGCAGCACTTTGCATACATCGTcacggcggcagcgcggAAGCGTCTCCAGGAACAACCAGACACTGAGGGACAGGCTGGTTCAAAGTATGGCAAGTACGACGTCGTGGTAGAGCCGACGAGCGAGGCGGAGGAAGATTGGGCCGACGCTGTTGCGCGGAACGCGGCCAAGCTGTCTGCAATGGCGGGTTGCACGCCCAACTACATGATTACGCCAGAGGAGCAAGAAGCTTTCGCCAAGCAAAAGAGGGAACTTCTGCAGCGCAAGGCAAGGGGGGCGTTGTGGGGGAGAGGGGTTGCGGATTACATGACGATCCTCCGCAGCTGGCGGAGCGAAGACGCACTCCGCGGGCTAGAGATCAAGGCCTAG